In the Parafrankia irregularis genome, CCGGTGCCGCCTGTACCTGCCGCGGCGCCCCCCGCCCCGGCGGAGATCCCCTGCCCGGCACCGCCGGCTGGCCCCGCCGAGTCCTGCGACGGTCCGATCGTCGTCCCGACCACATAGGAGACACCGAAGAGCACAGCCAACGCGAGGCCGAACCCGCCAATCCGGGTCATAGCGTTCATCGTGCGTCCCTTCGCGCGGGCTAGCGAACTACTCGTCCGTACGGTACATACCCCCAGGGGGTATAGGTCAACGATACGGGCGGATCGGTGGCGGCACTCTCACACCTTCGGACGGCGCCTCGCGCGCTCTGGCCGCCATGCCCGCCGGGCGGGCCGGGCGGGCCGGGCTGCGCCGGAAGTGGCCTCGCGGCAGGATCCGGACGGCAGGGAAAGGACAACGCACTGTCCCGCTCGGTACTAACACAGGACGCCCGGGGCCCCGGCGAACGACAATAGGAACCTCCGACGTTCCGGGCACGGAGGCCCGGGGTGAAAGGAGGGCATTCCTTTGCCTGAGGATTCTCGACCCTTTCCGCCGGGCACCCTGCCCGCCCGGCTGAACCCGGCGCTGCGCCAGCAGCTTCTCGCCCTCGGGGGGATACGCCACTACCCACACGGTGAGATGCTGATGCGGGAGGCCGAGCCATACGGCGAGGTCATCCTGATTCTGGACGGCTTCGTGAAGATCACCGCCAACGGCGAGGAGAACAGGCTCGCCTTCCTGGTCATCAGGTCACGGGGTGACATCCTGGGCGAGATCAGCGCGATGGAGCAGGACACTCACACCGGAACCGCCACGGCAGCCGGCCCTGTGGTGGGCCGGGCGATGAGCGCCGCGGCCTTTCGATCGTTCCTCGAACAGAATCCGCCCGCTGCTTTCGCGGTCGCCGAGCTGGTCGCGAACAAGCTGCGCAACTCGATCCGGCGCAGGGTGGAGCATGTCGACGGCTCCGTTCGTGGCCGACTCGCCCGGGTCCTCATCGAGCTGGCCACGCTTTGGGGCCGGCCAGCCGCCCGCGGGGTGCAGCTCGCCGTCGGCCTGAGCCAGCCCGAGCTCGCGGCACTGGTCGCCGCCGACGAGCGATCGGTCAACCGCGCTCTCGCCGAGCTACGGAACATGCAGGTCGTGGACGTCGGCTACCGACGGGTCATCGTCCTGGACCTCGAGGGCCTCGAACGAGTGGCTTTCGGAAACAACAATCGACCAGGCGGGTCCGGCAGCTGAAGACGTAGAAAACATCTGGCAAAGAGAACCGCGGAAAACCCGCGGCCTGGAGCGCCCAGGGCTCTTACATGATCGCGTTTTGCCCGGAGGTCGTCGGATTGGCCTGGATGGCCGGCCGGCCGGCCGGTCCGCGTGGCGGGGATGTCGCGCGGGCCCTGGAGATTGAGCGCGGGCGGTGGCGGCCACGTGGGCGACGGCCCGCGGAGCGGCGGTGGTGGCCCGCGGAGCGGCGGTGGGGGCCCGCAGCGCGGAGCTTGCCGCACGGCGGCATGGTGACCCGCGGGTCCCTGTGGTCCGGGGCAGACTGCTTCCGCGCTGGGGCCGGAGGCCGGGTCCGACGTTCGTCCGACCGGCCGACCACGATTTATTCCATCGCCGCGCGTGGCCGAAGCGGCCGGTCCCACTCTTGCGGAAACGACACCGAGCAAGATCAGGTTCATGCGGGTGAGGCTCCCACGGCTCGCACTCCACGAACACGGCCGGGCCTGAGCACGGCGGCCCGGGTGGGCGAGTCCGAAGAGTGAAGGATTTTGGTCGTTCCGACGACCAAAATCCTTCACTCTTGTGGACTACCAAGCGGCCTCGCATCCCTTTTGCGCCACTTGTGGCGATTCCTGGTGCTGCGCGGCGGTGCGGGATGCCCGGTGGGTGGCCGGGTGACGGGTCCGGGTAGGCAGCCGGCCGGCGCTGACGCCACCGGTCGACTGCCTACCCGTTCAGCCGCCCCTGGGACAGGCGGCTCCAGCGCTCGGACCAGGTGGCCACGGTCACTGGTCGGCAACGGTCACTGGTCGGCAACGGTCACTGATCGGCAACGGCCACCAGCCGGCCCGACCCCGGCGAGCCCGACCCCGGCGACCCTGGCGAGCCCGCCGTTCGAAAGGCCTCGGCTCAGGCCACGGGCGCCACAGCGGCACCGGCAGCGGCCCCCGGAACGGGGCCGGCGCCGAGCTCGCTCGCGAACCATTCGATGGTCCGCAGCAGACCGTCACGCACGTCGATCACCGGCTCCCAGTCGAGCTGGCGTCGCGCGAGGGTGATGTCCGGCCGACGCACCATGGGGTCGTCTCCGGGCCGGGGAATGAACTTGATGGGCACGTCGGCGCCGATGAGCTCGACCACGAGCCGAGCGGTGTCGATGATGGACATCTCGTGCGGGTTACCGAGGTTCACGGGGCCGGGCAGGCCGCTGCGCAGCATCCGCACGATGCCTTCGACGAGGTCGTCGACGTAACAGACCGAACGAGTCTGCAGACCGTCCCCGGCCACCGTGACGGGCTCGCCGCGCAGGGCCTGCGAGACGAACGCGGGAATGGCCCGGCCGTCATCGGTCCGCATCCGCGGGCCGTAGGTGTTGAAAATCCGGATGATCGCCGTGTCGATCCCGTGCCGGTTGCGGTACGCGGTGGTCAGGGCCTCGGCGAAACGCTTCGCCTCGTCGTACATGCTGCGCGGCCCGATCGGGTTGACGTGCCCCCAGTAGGACTCCTCCTGCGGGTGCACCAACGGGTCGCCGTAGACCTCCGAGGTGGAGGCGAGCAGGAAACGCGCACCCTTGCTGCGAGCGAGGTCCAGGGCGTGGAGGGTGCCGTGCGAACCCGCTTTCAGCGTCTCGATGGGATATCTCGCGTAGTCGAGCGGCGACGCCGGCGACGCGAACTCCAGGATTGCGTCGACCGTACCCGGCACGGTCATCTGCTCGGAGACATCCTGCTCAAGCAGCTCGAAGCCGGGCCGGCCGAGCAGGTGCTCGATGTTGTTCTTCCTGCCGGTCAGGTAGTTGTCGACGCAGACGACTTCCTCACCGTCGTCAAGCAGCCGATCACACAGATGACTTCCGAGAAAGCCCGCGCCTCCCGCGACGACGACACGCATAGCCGAAAACCCCCAGTACTGTCTACTCAAACAAATTCCGACGGACTGCCTGGCGCCTACTGCCAGTCACCAGTCAGCCACAGCGGCGGGGCGTCCGGTGGGCCCGAACCACGAGACGATCTAGCCGCGGCCCCGGGCTGGACCGTGAACCTGGTGACGAGCGATTGCCTTGAGGTATACCTCCTCGCGGCGGGCCGCGATGACGTCGGGGTTGAGTTCGGCGGTGCCCGCCCGGCCGCGCAGACCGACCGTGGCCGCGTGACCTGCGTCTGTCAGGAACGGCTCCAACGCATCGGCCATCGCGTCCGGATTCTCCGGCGGCACAACGGCGCCGCCGTTCCAGCGCGCCACCCAGGCCGAGACGCCGGTCGTCGCGGTGGCGACCACCGGGCGCGCGGAGGCCATTCCCTCCAGCCCCGCGATGGAGAAGCTCTCGAACCGGCTCGGCACCACGACCACACGCGCCTCCCCGTAGAGGCCAGGGAGATCGGTGCGCGCCACGTGGCCGTCGAAGCGGACCGGAACGCCCAGCTCGGTCGCCCTGCGCTCCAGCCAGGTCCCGGTCTCGACACCGTCGACCCGGCCGGACGACTTCCCGACGAAGATGACCTTGGCGTCGATTCCCCGCTTCTGCAGGCGGGACGTCGCGTCGAGCAGCACGTCTAGGCCCTTGCGCCATTCCAGACGGCCCACGACCACGAGGTTGGGCCCGGTGTGCTCCGCCGTCGGAACCTCGGCGAACGACGCGTTCTCGAACGGGTACGGGATCACGTCGACGTCGGTGTCCGGCCGCAGCCAGTCGAGGTCGCGCAGCGTGTCGACGAGAAGCTGCGACGGCGAGGTCCGCGCGTCGGCGCGCAGCGCCGAGAACCGGTCGACCTTGTCCGCGATCTCACCCTTGCGGGTCAGCTCCGGATCACGCATCCGGACGTCCATCATCGTGGGCGTGTGGAGGTGGATCACCAGCGGAGTACGCCGGCCCAGCGCGGTGAACAGGCCGCGCGTCTCGCCGTCCTGGGTCTCGATGACGTCGGGCCTTATCCCGCTCTGGCGCAGCCAGAACCCGTATGACACCGCCAGTGAGGCGCGCAGCGACAACGAATCCCGCGGGTGGTCCCGACCGGTGATCAGTTTTGCGGCGGGCCCGAGGTAGCGCGTTACCGGCGCCCGCAGCAACGGACGGCGGTGAACGTGCACGCCTTCGAAGACATCGTCACGAACAGCGCGTCCCTGCGTGCACAGCACATGAACCTCGTGCCCCCGCCGCGCCAACGCGTGCGCGATGTCGTGCGTGTACACGCCAGCACCATCCCAGATGACTGGTGGGTACTGCTCGCACAAAAAAGCAATCCGCATGCACAACTCCAGGCGACCGTCAGGCCATGTATCTCCGGGAGGCACATGGTAGTACCGATGCCTGGGCTACCGATCGGCACCCACCACCAATCCCACGTCAATACCCTGACGTTAGGGACGGGTACATCTACTCGCTTGTAGAAGGTCCGGAGGACTTCCCTGGAAATTCTCCGCTCCGTATTCGAAACAAGCCTGGACGCACCCATTGCAGCGCCGGGGGAACACGCCGCCGCAAGGAAGAACGGCGCAGCGCGGCGCCGTGTTCGGCGGCCCCACCGGACCGCCGGGAACGCCGCATCCGACCGGGGGCGGAACGATTCCCCCCCAGCCGCCGAAGGGCCATCACAGGGACCACCGGAAAACACTATCCGCTACCTGGCGCACACCCTTGGCTCCCACCGGCCCGCGCCGCGGCGGCCGGGGCACCTGGGCGCCACCGCGCATCGTGATCCGCGCCACGTCGGCGGCCGAGGAACACCGCGCCGACCGCGCCGGGATCGCGGCCGCTTCGCGCACCTCGCCCGCGGGCAGAATGGGGTGTGCCCCCCGAGAGCCCGGACCCGGAACAGGAACAGGATGTGAACCTGGTCCTCGCCGCCGTGGGGCCACGCCTGCGCGCGCTGCGCAGGCAGCGAGGCCGGACACTCCCCGAGGTGTCCCGCAGCACCGGCATCTCGGTCAGCACGCTGTCGCGTCTGGAGTCCGGCCAGCGCCGGCTTACCTTGGAACTGCTGCTCCCGCTTGCCCGGGCCTACCAGACCCCGCTGGACGAACTGATCGGGTTTCGTCCCGGCGCCGACCCCCGGGTGCTGCCCCGGCCGGTCGAGCGGGCCGGGCTCTCCTTCGTCCCGCTGACCAGGCGACCCGGTGGGCTGCAGGCATTCAAGATGATCATTCCGGCGGGGTGGCCCGTCTGCGCGGAGGAGCCGCAGAGCCACGAAGGATACGAGTGGGTCTATGTGCTCGCCGGGCGGCTGCGGCTGACTCTGGGCAGCCAGACCGTGGTGCTGACGGCCGGTGAGGTGGCGGAGTTCGACACCCACCTCCCGCACGCTTTCAGCAATCCGGGGCCCGGCCCGGTGGAGGCGATCAGCATCTTCGGGCCCCAGGGCGAGCGCCTGCACGTCCGGGCCCGGCCGGCGAGAGCTTCCGCTGCCCGCGGCGAGCCGGCCCACAGCGCGCCAGCCCACGGCACGCCAGCCCACGGCACACCAGCCCCGGACAGGTCGGCCAGGCCAGACAGGCCAGCACAGGGCGAGTCAGCCGGCGCCGACCGCTCCATATAGCCGCGAGTAGGCGCCGCCGTCGGCGAGCAGCCCACCGTGGGTGCCTTCCTCGACGACCCGGCCGTGGTCCATGACGTAGATGCGGTCGGCGTCGCGGACCGTGGACAGACGGTGCGCGATCACCAGGCAGGTCCGGCCGATGGCAAGCCGGTCGAGCGCGGCCCGCACGGCCGCCTCGGAGACCGTGTCCAGCGCGGAGGTGGCCTCGTCGAGCACCAGCACCCGCGGTGCCTGAAGCAGCACCCGGGCGATGGCGAGCCGTTGCCGCTCCCCTCCGGAAAGCCGGTAGCCGCGGGCACCGACCCGGGTCGCGAGGCCCTCGGGAAGGCGGTCGAGCAGTGCCGAGAGATGCGCCGCGTCCAGTGCCTCGCGCAGCTCGTCATCGGTGGCGTCGAGCCTGCCGTAGCGCAGGTTGGCGGCGATGGTGTCATGGAACAGGTGCGGGTCCTGCGGGACGACGCCGACCAGCGCGTGCAGCTCGGCGGCGGGTATGTCGGCCAGATCCCGACCGCCGAGCCGGACGGTTCCGCGCTGGGGCCGGTGAATGCCGCTCGCGAGATAGGTGATGGTCGTCTTGCCGGCACCGCTCGCGCCGACGACGGCCGTGGTCGTGCCCGCCGCCGCCCGCAACGTGACACCCCGAAGGTTCCACGCCTCGTCCTCGGACGCCTGACCGGGCACAGCGCGGCCGGGAGCGGCGCCGTCGGGGTCCGGCGTCGCCAGGTCGTAGGAGAACCAGACGTCGTCCAGACTGAGGTCAAGGGCCTGGGCCCGCGTCCGCGGCCGCGCCGGCTCAGTCTGACGGGCGCCGACCCCGGCCACCGTTCCGGCCCGCGGCACCGCCCGGGCGGTGGGCGCTCCACCGACGGGAGGGCTGCCGGCGGGAAGGCTGCCCGTGTGAAGGCCGCCGTTGTGACTGCTGCCGTTGTGACTGCTGCCGGCGGGCTCGCCGTCGGTGGGGAGGTCGAGCAGGGCGAAGATCCGCCGGAAGGAGGCCCCGGCCGACGACAGCTCCGACTTCAGCTCGACCGCCGACGCCAGCGGCCCGAAGGAGACCAGCAGGGCACCGCCGAGAGCCGCGACGGTGCCGAGCGTGGTGCGTCCGGTCGACACCAGCCAGGCACCCAGCGCGACGACGACGATCATCGTCACGACGATGCCGAGGTTGACCACGAGCCGTACCCGGGAGGTCAGCCGGGCCTGCTCCCGGGCCGCCGCCAGCAGGGCCTCGCCAGCCTCCTCGAAGCGGGCGCACTCGTAGTCGGCCCGGTCGAACAGCCGGACGTGCAGGGCACCCGAGACGGACGAGGTGTCCGCCACCTGGGCCATCAGCTGGCCGTCGAGCTCACGCTGGCGCTGGGACAGCACCGCGAGACGCCGCCGGCCCGCCTTCATGATCAGCAAGGTGGCCGGGGCGAACACCATCACCGCGAGGCTGAGACGCCAGTCGAGCACGAACACGACGGTCAGGCCGACGGCGATGTCCGCCACCCGGCAGACGACCGCCTGCACGATCGCCGAGATCGCGTACTGCGCGGAGACCACATCGGTGGACATCACCGTCATGACCTCGCCCTGCTGGCTGCGCGGGAAGAAGCCGAACGGCAGGTGCTGCAGGCGTGCGTTGACAGCCTGCCGCATCCGCACCGTGATCACCGCGCCGAGCCTGGCGATCAGCGCCATCCGGGTCGCCAGTACCGCCGACTCGAACACCAGCAGCGCGCACAGCAGCAGCACCGGGGCGACCAGGTCCTCGATGCGGCCGGTGGGCAGGGACCGGTCGATCAGATGGCGCAGCAGGAACGGGCCCGCCGCGACCGCCACCGAGCCGATGACCGACAGACCGACCAGGGCGGTGACGACCCGGCCCTGGTCGGCGAAGAACGCCAGGCTCCGCGCGGCTTCCCCGGTGCCGGTCAGCCGCGCGACCACCTGGGCGTGCAGCCTGGTCACCCGGGTGGGCAGAACGGACCGTCGCGAAGGAAGCACGACGCCAGACACTATGCCGCCCACGCCGTCCCATCGCCGCCTCCCCCGGGCCCGGTCCACGGGCTCCCCCACCCAGCCCGGGCAGAGGCGGCGATCAGGTCAGGTCGGCGTCGGCGCGAGGCGGGCGTGCAGGTCCGCGGCGAGGGCCGCCGCGTGTGGCTCGTTGAGCATCGTGTGGTGCTCGCCGGGGACCGTGACGACGGTGGTGTCACCGGTCAGGTGGCGGCTCCATCCGTCCCGTGCCGTGTCGTTGTTGTCCTCGGCGAGGTAGAGCAGGGTGCGGCCGGCGTAGGGGCGCACCTGGTAGGAGCGGCTGACGACCCGGGCGTGGTCGAAGAACGCGTCGAACTGGGAAAGGCCGGGGAAGCGGACGAGACCGGTGAGCGGCAGACGGGCTGCCTTGCGGACCTTCGACACGCTGGGCAGCAGCCGCTTCCACAGCGCCGGGGAGCGATCGGGACTGCCGGTGCCGGGCACGGTGCCGACCACGGCGCCCCCTGGGGAGCGGGCACCGGAGCGGGCACCGGCCGCGGGCGCGTTGGCGTCGGCTGTGCCGGCAGCATCGGCGCCGGCCCCGCGTGCTGCCGGGGGCAGCCGGCTGTCGAGCAGCGCCAGCAGGGCGACCTCGGCCCCGGCGTCCGTGAGCAGGTGGGCCATCTCCAGCGCGACGAGGCCACCGAAGGAGAATCCGACGAGATGGTAGGGCCCGTCGGGCTGGACCAGCCGGAGCACCTCGAGGTGGCGGCGGGCATGACGCTCGACGCTCCAGTCGGGGAACGCCCGGTTCTCCAGGCCCTGGGCCTGAAAGCCGTAGACCCGGCGGCCGGCACCGAGACGGCGGGCGAGCGCGACGAAGTTGATGGCGAGGCCTCCGGCACCCGCGACGCAGAACAACGGCGGCCCGGACCCCTCGGTGCTCAGCGGGACACAGGTCGGATGGGTGGGCAGCGCCCGGTGGGCCGCCGCGACCCGCGCGGCCAGGGCCTCGACGGTGGGTGCCTGCGCCAGGGTGGAGGTCGGCAGGCGCACTCCCAGCCGGGCCGAGATGTCGCTCAGCAGCTGCTGGGCCAGCAGCGAGTCACCGCCGAGCTCGACGAAGTCGTCGTCGAGACCGACGTCGTCAACCTTGAGGGTCTGCGCGAACAGGTCGCGCACGGCGATCTCCCAATGGCTGCGGTCGGTTGGCGCGCGGCCCGGCGCCCGCGGTGGCGGCTCAGGCAGCGACGTCCGGTCGATCTTGCCTCGCTCGTTGCGGGGCAGCTCGTTGAGCAGCACCACCGAGGCGGGCACCATGTAGGCGGGCAGCTTCTCCCGCAGCAGGCCGCGGACCATGACCGCGGCTGCCTTGACCGTGCCGGCGCACACCACGTAGGCGACCAGCCGCGGGGG is a window encoding:
- a CDS encoding glycosyltransferase family 4 protein; translated protein: MRIAFLCEQYPPVIWDGAGVYTHDIAHALARRGHEVHVLCTQGRAVRDDVFEGVHVHRRPLLRAPVTRYLGPAAKLITGRDHPRDSLSLRASLAVSYGFWLRQSGIRPDVIETQDGETRGLFTALGRRTPLVIHLHTPTMMDVRMRDPELTRKGEIADKVDRFSALRADARTSPSQLLVDTLRDLDWLRPDTDVDVIPYPFENASFAEVPTAEHTGPNLVVVGRLEWRKGLDVLLDATSRLQKRGIDAKVIFVGKSSGRVDGVETGTWLERRATELGVPVRFDGHVARTDLPGLYGEARVVVVPSRFESFSIAGLEGMASARPVVATATTGVSAWVARWNGGAVVPPENPDAMADALEPFLTDAGHAATVGLRGRAGTAELNPDVIAARREEVYLKAIARHQVHGPARGRG
- a CDS encoding ABC transporter ATP-binding protein, with amino-acid sequence MLPSRRSVLPTRVTRLHAQVVARLTGTGEAARSLAFFADQGRVVTALVGLSVIGSVAVAAGPFLLRHLIDRSLPTGRIEDLVAPVLLLCALLVFESAVLATRMALIARLGAVITVRMRQAVNARLQHLPFGFFPRSQQGEVMTVMSTDVVSAQYAISAIVQAVVCRVADIAVGLTVVFVLDWRLSLAVMVFAPATLLIMKAGRRRLAVLSQRQRELDGQLMAQVADTSSVSGALHVRLFDRADYECARFEEAGEALLAAAREQARLTSRVRLVVNLGIVVTMIVVVALGAWLVSTGRTTLGTVAALGGALLVSFGPLASAVELKSELSSAGASFRRIFALLDLPTDGEPAGSSHNGSSHNGGLHTGSLPAGSPPVGGAPTARAVPRAGTVAGVGARQTEPARPRTRAQALDLSLDDVWFSYDLATPDPDGAAPGRAVPGQASEDEAWNLRGVTLRAAAGTTTAVVGASGAGKTTITYLASGIHRPQRGTVRLGGRDLADIPAAELHALVGVVPQDPHLFHDTIAANLRYGRLDATDDELREALDAAHLSALLDRLPEGLATRVGARGYRLSGGERQRLAIARVLLQAPRVLVLDEATSALDTVSEAAVRAALDRLAIGRTCLVIAHRLSTVRDADRIYVMDHGRVVEEGTHGGLLADGGAYSRLYGAVGAG
- a CDS encoding UDP-glucuronic acid decarboxylase family protein encodes the protein MRVVVAGGAGFLGSHLCDRLLDDGEEVVCVDNYLTGRKNNIEHLLGRPGFELLEQDVSEQMTVPGTVDAILEFASPASPLDYARYPIETLKAGSHGTLHALDLARSKGARFLLASTSEVYGDPLVHPQEESYWGHVNPIGPRSMYDEAKRFAEALTTAYRNRHGIDTAIIRIFNTYGPRMRTDDGRAIPAFVSQALRGEPVTVAGDGLQTRSVCYVDDLVEGIVRMLRSGLPGPVNLGNPHEMSIIDTARLVVELIGADVPIKFIPRPGDDPMVRRPDITLARRQLDWEPVIDVRDGLLRTIEWFASELGAGPVPGAAAGAAVAPVA
- a CDS encoding helix-turn-helix domain-containing protein — encoded protein: MPPESPDPEQEQDVNLVLAAVGPRLRALRRQRGRTLPEVSRSTGISVSTLSRLESGQRRLTLELLLPLARAYQTPLDELIGFRPGADPRVLPRPVERAGLSFVPLTRRPGGLQAFKMIIPAGWPVCAEEPQSHEGYEWVYVLAGRLRLTLGSQTVVLTAGEVAEFDTHLPHAFSNPGPGPVEAISIFGPQGERLHVRARPARASAARGEPAHSAPAHGTPAHGTPAPDRSARPDRPAQGESAGADRSI
- a CDS encoding Crp/Fnr family transcriptional regulator, whose amino-acid sequence is MPEDSRPFPPGTLPARLNPALRQQLLALGGIRHYPHGEMLMREAEPYGEVILILDGFVKITANGEENRLAFLVIRSRGDILGEISAMEQDTHTGTATAAGPVVGRAMSAAAFRSFLEQNPPAAFAVAELVANKLRNSIRRRVEHVDGSVRGRLARVLIELATLWGRPAARGVQLAVGLSQPELAALVAADERSVNRALAELRNMQVVDVGYRRVIVLDLEGLERVAFGNNNRPGGSGS